In Nakamurella antarctica, the following are encoded in one genomic region:
- a CDS encoding alpha/beta hydrolase gives MNIALLSTTFRVVSFVIAIIAIAALLASREEKWWSRRVPLAFGITAAVIGMLLLIVEVWWQPFQDPVPIGVTAWVAAGCLAITVATLRLRGKNLRARAPKDSASRVWPHTIATTLTAVIVVICAAAQVNQTFGAYPTLQALFGGPMKSQVAFNTVSGHAQQTQSAPDSGSFVDAWAPPRNQPKAGVVTTTNIPGTVSGFATRNAWIYLPPAYLATPRALLPVLILLNGNPGEPRQWLDGGNAANTMNAYAAEHGGLAPVVVIPDRLGSALANPMCVDSESRGKNFTYLTVDVVQWIKTNLQVNEDPKQWAVGGLSSGGTCAAQLALNAPDLFPTFLDLSGQDTPTIGSHSQTVRELFGGSEAAFTAADPLSILASRKFPQSAGFFAAGSADSVYGPQTHAVYIAAKAAGMDATYAEVPGGHDFFVWTEALQVAMPWLGPRFGLTA, from the coding sequence ATGAACATCGCGCTGCTCTCAACCACCTTCCGCGTCGTCAGCTTTGTCATTGCCATCATCGCCATCGCCGCACTCCTTGCTAGCCGCGAGGAAAAATGGTGGTCCAGACGGGTACCGCTGGCGTTCGGTATTACCGCCGCCGTCATCGGTATGTTGCTCCTGATCGTGGAGGTGTGGTGGCAGCCGTTCCAAGATCCCGTTCCCATCGGCGTCACCGCGTGGGTTGCCGCAGGCTGCCTGGCAATTACTGTGGCCACGCTGCGGCTCCGGGGGAAGAACCTGCGAGCCCGGGCACCGAAAGATTCCGCTAGCCGGGTGTGGCCGCACACCATCGCGACCACGCTCACCGCCGTCATCGTCGTCATCTGCGCCGCCGCACAAGTCAATCAAACCTTCGGCGCCTACCCGACGCTGCAGGCACTGTTCGGTGGACCGATGAAGTCCCAGGTGGCGTTCAACACCGTCAGCGGGCACGCGCAGCAGACCCAGAGTGCACCCGACTCCGGTTCCTTCGTGGACGCTTGGGCACCGCCGCGCAACCAGCCCAAGGCAGGGGTCGTGACGACGACCAACATTCCCGGGACGGTTTCGGGGTTTGCCACCAGAAATGCTTGGATCTACCTGCCCCCGGCCTATCTGGCCACACCGCGCGCGCTGCTGCCAGTCCTCATCTTGCTGAACGGCAACCCCGGCGAGCCGCGCCAGTGGCTCGATGGGGGCAACGCTGCAAACACGATGAACGCCTATGCAGCCGAACACGGTGGACTCGCGCCCGTCGTCGTGATTCCGGATCGACTTGGTAGCGCCTTGGCCAATCCGATGTGTGTCGATTCAGAATCCCGCGGGAAGAATTTCACCTACCTCACCGTCGATGTCGTCCAATGGATTAAGACCAACCTCCAGGTCAATGAAGACCCGAAACAGTGGGCGGTGGGCGGGCTTTCCTCCGGCGGAACATGCGCGGCGCAACTCGCGCTCAACGCCCCCGATCTCTTCCCCACCTTCCTCGACCTGTCCGGTCAGGACACACCAACGATTGGTTCACACTCACAGACGGTGCGGGAACTTTTCGGCGGTAGCGAGGCAGCTTTCACCGCAGCAGATCCCCTATCCATCCTCGCGTCGCGGAAGTTCCCGCAGTCCGCGGGGTTCTTCGCCGCTGGCAGCGCCGATTCCGTGTACGGACCGCAAACCCACGCCGTCTACATCGCTGCGAAGGCCGCCGGAATGGACGCCACCTACGCCGAAGTCCCCGGCGGTCACGACTTCTTTGTCTGGACCGAGGCACTGCAGGTCGCCATGCCATGGCTCGGCCCCCGATTCGGGTTGACAGCATGA
- a CDS encoding DUF2156 domain-containing protein, with product MKTLAPKQPAATATWRSRTTTFAGFVLKHITALRQTPATLTVLLLIWAIGIATSSVINGPGVQTLRRVGASVPTTLDGGRLYTLITAGLFDANLSSYLLGTAVIAVVGSVVERRWGSRRLIWVALLSQASGLLLSLLLIKVGASMNNNWLMSMTHTRAVGSSWAVVGVLLAYSATADALWRKRIRLGVLATLGTMVLYSGQLTDVLRLGAALAGLLIGVLVIKHQPYPKALRTSRRETRSLVAVLVAASAAGPVLAAVSSKAAGPLAVLRYLFTSPQIRPDGLDDFCSVPSAAAQCLKLTRELRFHGLGPAVLSLLPALLMLVFAWGLKKGRRFAWYGTVVVHILLAGLGLFVLITDVVRRQDAGPHRFSFLSGHSMFGHIMAFALPVAVLTVVLGTRRAFTVPAPIGTYRTLGKRLGLAVAALFVLYVGPGYLAASSFNPSPSFTQIVLDFPNRLAPPGYLGLVSLDFVPTTAISTFLFEWIGIAAWSIAIVLVLRSFTRASLAVVDADAAQARSILEQYGEAALAYLTMWEGNTYWFNDSRTTFVAFRVHGGVAITTGDAIGPASEIPEAMRAFAEYCTGRGWIVCFYSTTAPSRDIGESLGWDSIQVAEETVLPLGELAFTGKKYQDIRTASSRAVKEDIRAEWITFPHAPWAITEQIAAISEEWVATKGLPEMGFTLGGLDELDDSAVRCLIAIDDQGIVHGITSWLPAYRHGVIIGWTLDYMRRRTTAFKGVMEFLISTAALQFQTEGAEFVSLSGAPLARADKETEPSRLQKLLDTLGNSLEPVYGFRSLLHFKAKFQPDYRPIYMLYPETAALPRIGNAISKAYLPHMTMRETVRMLRKLSS from the coding sequence ATGAAGACACTTGCGCCGAAACAGCCAGCGGCCACCGCAACCTGGCGCAGCCGAACCACCACCTTCGCCGGCTTTGTGCTCAAACACATCACAGCTCTGCGCCAGACCCCGGCCACGCTCACGGTTCTCCTCCTGATCTGGGCCATCGGCATCGCCACCTCAAGCGTGATCAACGGCCCCGGCGTCCAAACCCTGCGGCGGGTGGGCGCCAGCGTGCCCACGACCCTGGACGGCGGACGGCTCTACACCCTGATAACAGCTGGGCTCTTTGACGCCAACCTCTCCAGCTATCTCCTCGGAACCGCAGTAATCGCCGTCGTTGGCTCGGTGGTGGAGAGACGCTGGGGGTCGCGCCGGCTGATCTGGGTGGCGCTGTTGTCCCAGGCTTCTGGATTGTTGCTCAGCCTGCTCCTGATAAAAGTCGGGGCCAGCATGAACAACAACTGGTTGATGTCGATGACACACACCCGCGCTGTGGGCTCGTCCTGGGCGGTGGTGGGGGTACTCCTTGCCTACAGCGCAACCGCAGATGCGCTGTGGCGCAAGCGCATCCGGCTAGGTGTGCTCGCCACCCTGGGCACCATGGTGCTGTATAGCGGGCAATTGACGGACGTTCTGCGTCTTGGCGCCGCGCTCGCGGGGTTGCTGATCGGTGTTCTCGTGATCAAACACCAGCCCTACCCCAAGGCTCTGCGCACCTCGCGGCGCGAAACTCGTTCCCTGGTGGCTGTTCTGGTGGCGGCAAGCGCCGCTGGTCCGGTGCTTGCCGCAGTCTCGTCCAAGGCTGCGGGTCCCCTCGCCGTCCTCCGGTACCTGTTTACCTCCCCCCAAATTCGGCCGGACGGACTCGACGATTTCTGCTCGGTGCCGTCCGCGGCCGCCCAATGTTTGAAGCTGACGAGGGAACTGCGTTTCCACGGGTTGGGGCCGGCGGTGCTCTCGCTGCTTCCTGCCCTCTTAATGTTGGTATTCGCGTGGGGGCTGAAGAAGGGCCGCAGATTCGCCTGGTACGGCACGGTGGTCGTGCACATCCTGCTCGCCGGCCTCGGCCTGTTTGTGCTGATAACCGACGTGGTGCGCCGTCAAGACGCTGGGCCCCACCGATTCTCCTTCCTCTCCGGCCACTCGATGTTCGGGCACATCATGGCGTTCGCGCTTCCCGTGGCGGTGCTCACCGTTGTGCTCGGGACACGGCGCGCCTTCACCGTGCCCGCTCCCATCGGTACCTATCGCACCCTTGGCAAGCGGCTGGGGCTCGCGGTGGCAGCACTCTTCGTCCTGTACGTCGGCCCTGGCTATCTCGCTGCCAGCAGCTTCAACCCCTCGCCCAGCTTCACCCAAATTGTCCTCGACTTCCCCAACCGCCTCGCACCCCCCGGCTACCTCGGCCTAGTGTCGCTGGATTTTGTTCCCACCACTGCCATTTCGACGTTCCTCTTCGAATGGATCGGTATCGCTGCGTGGAGTATCGCCATCGTTTTGGTTCTGCGAAGTTTCACGCGTGCATCGCTGGCCGTAGTCGACGCCGACGCCGCGCAGGCGCGGTCAATTTTGGAGCAGTACGGGGAGGCTGCCCTGGCCTACCTCACCATGTGGGAGGGAAACACCTACTGGTTTAACGATTCGCGCACCACCTTTGTGGCCTTCCGGGTGCACGGTGGCGTAGCGATCACCACCGGCGACGCTATCGGTCCTGCTTCCGAGATCCCCGAAGCCATGAGGGCTTTCGCCGAATACTGCACAGGTCGCGGCTGGATCGTGTGCTTTTACAGCACGACGGCCCCCTCCCGGGACATCGGCGAAAGCCTTGGCTGGGACAGCATCCAGGTCGCCGAAGAAACGGTGCTGCCGCTCGGCGAGTTGGCCTTCACCGGCAAGAAATACCAAGACATTCGCACTGCCAGCTCCCGTGCGGTAAAGGAGGATATCCGCGCCGAGTGGATCACCTTCCCCCACGCGCCGTGGGCCATCACCGAACAGATCGCAGCCATCTCCGAAGAATGGGTTGCCACCAAGGGATTGCCCGAAATGGGTTTCACCCTGGGAGGTCTCGATGAGCTCGACGACTCCGCGGTGCGCTGCCTCATCGCCATCGACGACCAGGGCATCGTCCACGGAATAACCAGCTGGCTTCCCGCCTACCGCCACGGAGTGATCATCGGCTGGACGCTGGACTACATGCGCCGCCGCACCACGGCCTTCAAAGGCGTCATGGAATTCCTCATCAGCACCGCGGCACTGCAATTCCAGACCGAAGGCGCCGAGTTCGTCAGCCTCTCCGGCGCACCTTTGGCCCGCGCGGACAAGGAAACTGAACCGTCCAGGCTGCAGAAGCTGCTCGATACCCTCGGCAACAGCCTGGAACCGGTGTACGGCTTCCGGTCGCTGCTTCACTTCAAAGCAAAGTTCCAGCCGGACTACCGCCCGATCTACATGCTGTATCCGGAAACCGCGGCGCTCCCCCGGATCGGCAACGCCATCAGCAAGGCCTACCTGCCGCATATGACGATGCGGGAAACCGTGCGAATGCTCCGAAAGTTAAGTAGCTAA
- a CDS encoding A/G-specific adenine glycosylase: MNPRDLLPPRAILEFFAHHGRDLPWRHPAIGAWPILVSEVMLQQTPVARVLPVFEHWLRTWPTPGHLAADAPGDAVRAWGRLGYPRRALRLHACATAIITDHGGVVPEEVDVLLTLPGVGDYTARAVAAFAYGAAAPVVDTNVRRVINRAIRGNNDAGPATAADRSLMQTLLPDQQAATFSAAVMELGALICTRAAPECGRCPLRESCRWLAAGQPSSEVRNKKQAWNGTDRQVRGRILALLRDAPEPLSEAEVRLAWPDAEQWQRCVNSLLADKLIARADGQALMLPS; encoded by the coding sequence TTGAATCCCCGCGATCTGCTGCCGCCGCGCGCCATACTGGAATTTTTTGCCCATCATGGCCGCGACCTCCCTTGGCGCCACCCTGCCATCGGGGCGTGGCCCATCCTGGTCAGTGAAGTGATGCTCCAACAAACGCCCGTCGCCCGAGTGCTGCCAGTCTTCGAGCACTGGCTGCGTACCTGGCCCACGCCAGGACATCTGGCTGCGGACGCCCCCGGTGACGCAGTGCGGGCCTGGGGTCGTCTCGGCTACCCGAGACGCGCTCTGCGATTACACGCGTGCGCCACCGCCATCATCACCGACCACGGGGGCGTGGTGCCCGAAGAGGTGGACGTGCTGCTCACCCTGCCCGGCGTCGGCGACTACACCGCCCGCGCGGTCGCCGCGTTCGCCTACGGCGCCGCCGCCCCCGTGGTGGACACCAATGTGCGGCGCGTCATCAACAGGGCCATCCGCGGCAACAACGACGCCGGACCAGCGACCGCCGCGGACCGCAGCTTGATGCAGACGCTGCTCCCCGATCAGCAAGCCGCAACTTTTTCGGCGGCGGTGATGGAACTTGGCGCGCTGATTTGTACCCGGGCCGCACCGGAATGCGGCCGGTGCCCCTTGCGAGAATCGTGCCGGTGGCTCGCGGCTGGACAACCGTCATCCGAAGTGCGCAACAAGAAACAGGCCTGGAACGGCACAGACCGTCAGGTGCGCGGACGGATTTTGGCGCTGCTGCGCGACGCACCGGAACCATTGTCGGAAGCTGAAGTACGCCTCGCGTGGCCCGACGCCGAACAATGGCAGCGGTGTGTTAATTCGTTACTGGCAGACAAACTCATCGCGCGCGCCGACGGCCAGGCTTTGATGCTGCCCAGCTAG
- a CDS encoding SemiSWEET family sugar transporter produces the protein MSIPAALGWLAAFLSACLTIPQVARILRTRSVAGLNLLTWQTLLIAGLSWTVYGILVENPQIIGPNAILIVGSGATLIQLQRSAKIPSFRVWALPVAVSATSVGLDVWLGPFVFAFCMCVPAITGQIAQLRQIRVADDVRGVSPAMLLVNTAAQVLWLTYALLVWEVAVIWVAGPLVVVMAANFVALIFRRRHLALEHSLSRSPQSAGAAAQVAGMHAEK, from the coding sequence GTGTCCATTCCCGCCGCCCTCGGTTGGCTCGCAGCCTTTCTCAGCGCCTGCCTCACCATCCCGCAGGTTGCGAGGATTTTGCGTACCCGATCCGTCGCGGGTCTCAACCTTTTGACGTGGCAGACGCTCCTCATTGCGGGTCTGTCGTGGACGGTCTACGGGATTTTGGTAGAAAATCCCCAGATCATCGGCCCGAATGCCATTCTCATCGTCGGCTCGGGCGCCACTTTGATCCAACTGCAACGCAGCGCAAAAATCCCGTCCTTCAGGGTCTGGGCGCTGCCGGTTGCGGTGAGTGCCACGTCCGTGGGTCTGGATGTGTGGCTCGGGCCATTCGTCTTTGCATTCTGTATGTGCGTGCCCGCAATCACGGGTCAGATCGCTCAGCTTCGACAGATTCGGGTGGCTGACGATGTCCGGGGTGTTTCGCCCGCGATGTTGCTCGTCAACACCGCGGCTCAGGTGCTGTGGCTGACCTATGCGCTCCTGGTGTGGGAGGTTGCCGTGATCTGGGTGGCCGGGCCGTTGGTGGTGGTGATGGCAGCCAACTTCGTCGCGTTGATCTTTCGCCGGCGCCACCTGGCGCTGGAGCACTCGTTGTCGCGCTCGCCGCAGAGTGCGGGTGCGGCCGCGCAGGTCGCTGGGATGCATGCTGAGAAGTGA
- a CDS encoding ATP-dependent Clp protease ATP-binding subunit has product MFERFTDRARRVVVLAQEEARLLNHNYIGTEHILLGLIHEGEGVAAKALESLGIALEGVRSQVEEIIGQGQQAPSGHIPFTPRAKKVLELSLREALQLGHNYIGTEHILLGLIREGEGVAAQVLIKLGADLNRVRQQVLQLLSGYQGKETAAAEGGRSEGTPSSSTVLDQFGRNLTQAARESKLDPVIGREKEIERVMQVLSRRTKNNPVLIGEPGVGKTAVVEGLAQAIVRGDVPTTLKDKQLYTLDLGSLVAGSRYRGDFEERLKKVLKEISTRGDIILFIDEIHTLVGAGAAEGAIDAASILKPKLARGELQTIGATTLDEYRKYVEKDAALERRFQPIQVGEPSVPHTIEILKGLRDRYEAHHRITISDAALVAAATLADRYISDRFLPDKAIDLIDEAGARMRIRRMTAPPDLRDFDDKLAGVRREKESAIDSQDFEKAASLRDSEKQLQGKKAEREKAWKAGDLDVVSEVDEEQIAEVLANWTGIPVFKLTEEETTRLLKMEDALHKRIIGQEEAVRAVSKAIRRTRAGLKDPKRPSGSFIFAGPSGVGKTELTKALAEFLFGDEDALIQVDMGEFHDRYTASRLFGAPPGYVGYEEGGQLTEKVRRKPFSVVLFDEIEKAHPDIYNTLLQVLEDGRLTDGQGRTVDFKNTVIVFTSNLGTADISKGAGLGFAHGNDSESNYERMKLKVNDELKRHFRPEFLNRIDDIVVFHQLTSEEIDQMVTLMLQRVEGALKNKDMTIELTQEAKKLLGERGFDPVLGARPLRRTIQREIEDQLSERILFDELKSGQLILVDVAEGEDGLASSKTFTFRGVDKPSLVPDVVPVGLLKEGGSAE; this is encoded by the coding sequence ATGTTCGAAAGATTTACCGACAGAGCCCGACGCGTGGTTGTGCTGGCCCAAGAAGAGGCCAGACTTCTCAACCACAATTACATCGGCACTGAACACATCCTGCTGGGTCTGATCCACGAAGGCGAGGGCGTAGCTGCCAAGGCGCTCGAATCTTTGGGCATCGCGCTGGAAGGCGTCCGCTCGCAGGTCGAGGAGATCATCGGGCAGGGCCAGCAGGCGCCGTCCGGTCACATCCCGTTCACCCCGCGCGCCAAGAAGGTGCTGGAGCTCAGCCTCCGCGAGGCACTGCAACTCGGCCACAACTACATCGGCACTGAGCACATTCTGCTCGGTCTTATTCGCGAGGGCGAAGGCGTCGCAGCCCAGGTCCTGATTAAGCTTGGCGCCGACCTCAACCGCGTGCGCCAGCAGGTTCTGCAGCTGCTTTCGGGCTACCAGGGCAAAGAGACCGCAGCGGCCGAAGGTGGCCGCAGCGAAGGAACCCCGTCATCCTCGACCGTTCTCGACCAGTTCGGTCGTAACCTCACGCAGGCGGCGCGCGAGTCCAAGCTCGACCCCGTCATCGGGCGCGAGAAGGAAATCGAGCGGGTTATGCAGGTCCTTTCCCGCCGTACCAAGAACAACCCGGTACTGATCGGCGAGCCCGGTGTGGGTAAGACGGCGGTCGTGGAGGGCCTCGCGCAGGCCATCGTTCGCGGCGACGTTCCGACCACATTGAAGGACAAGCAGCTGTACACGCTTGACCTGGGTTCGCTGGTGGCCGGGTCCCGCTACCGGGGTGACTTCGAAGAGCGACTGAAGAAGGTCCTCAAGGAGATCAGCACCCGCGGCGACATCATCTTGTTCATTGACGAAATCCACACCCTCGTCGGCGCAGGCGCCGCTGAAGGTGCCATCGATGCTGCGTCGATCCTGAAGCCGAAGCTGGCCCGCGGCGAGCTGCAGACCATCGGCGCCACCACGCTGGACGAATACCGGAAGTACGTGGAGAAGGACGCCGCGCTCGAGCGTCGTTTCCAGCCGATTCAGGTTGGCGAGCCTAGTGTTCCGCACACCATTGAGATCCTCAAGGGCCTGCGAGATCGCTACGAAGCCCACCACCGCATCACCATTAGCGACGCCGCTCTCGTTGCGGCAGCCACGTTGGCTGACCGTTACATCAGCGACCGCTTCCTGCCGGACAAGGCCATCGACCTTATCGACGAGGCCGGCGCCCGGATGCGAATCCGCCGAATGACGGCTCCGCCGGACTTGCGCGATTTCGACGACAAGCTCGCCGGTGTTCGCCGCGAGAAGGAGTCGGCAATCGACTCGCAGGACTTTGAGAAGGCAGCCTCGCTGCGCGACTCGGAGAAGCAGCTCCAGGGGAAGAAGGCCGAGCGCGAAAAGGCGTGGAAAGCCGGCGATCTGGATGTTGTCAGCGAGGTTGACGAGGAGCAGATTGCGGAGGTGCTGGCCAACTGGACCGGCATCCCGGTCTTCAAGCTCACCGAAGAGGAGACCACCCGTCTGCTCAAGATGGAAGATGCGCTGCACAAGCGGATCATCGGGCAGGAAGAGGCCGTTCGGGCAGTCTCGAAGGCGATCCGGCGTACGCGGGCAGGCCTCAAGGACCCGAAGCGTCCGTCCGGTTCGTTCATTTTCGCGGGTCCGTCCGGTGTGGGTAAGACGGAGCTGACAAAGGCGCTTGCCGAGTTCCTCTTCGGCGACGAGGATGCGTTGATCCAGGTCGACATGGGTGAGTTCCACGACCGTTACACCGCGTCGCGGCTGTTCGGAGCGCCTCCCGGATATGTCGGGTACGAAGAGGGCGGCCAGCTGACGGAGAAGGTCCGCCGCAAGCCATTCTCGGTGGTGCTATTCGACGAGATCGAGAAGGCCCACCCGGACATCTACAACACGCTGCTGCAGGTGCTGGAAGATGGCCGGTTGACGGATGGACAGGGTCGTACGGTCGACTTCAAGAACACCGTCATCGTCTTCACGTCCAACCTGGGAACCGCGGACATCTCGAAGGGTGCTGGCCTCGGTTTCGCCCACGGGAACGACTCTGAATCGAACTATGAGCGGATGAAGCTCAAGGTCAACGACGAGCTCAAGCGTCATTTCCGTCCCGAGTTCCTCAACCGCATCGACGACATCGTCGTGTTCCACCAGTTGACGTCGGAAGAAATCGACCAGATGGTCACCCTGATGCTGCAGCGCGTCGAAGGCGCCTTGAAGAACAAGGACATGACCATCGAGTTGACCCAAGAAGCGAAGAAGCTGCTGGGCGAGCGTGGATTTGATCCGGTGCTGGGTGCGCGGCCGCTGCGTCGCACGATTCAGCGCGAGATTGAGGATCAGCTCTCGGAGCGGATCCTGTTTGACGAACTGAAGTCCGGCCAGCTGATTCTGGTGGACGTGGCCGAGGGTGAAGATGGGCTTGCGTCCAGCAAAACCTTCACCTTCCGCGGTGTTGACAAGCCTTCGCTGGTACCTGATGTGGTGCCGGTGGGCTTGCTGAAAGAAGGCGGCAGCGCCGAATAG
- a CDS encoding 3-deoxy-7-phosphoheptulonate synthase, which translates to MNTASKNAAHPAAALWATPQSDPVPNPHSTTDLQVKSFDVLPTPAAIRSEFPLGPVRAAVVSSTREAIRGILAGTDDRLLIVIGPCSVHDVDAALDYARALASEARLHAEELLIVMRVYFEKPRTTVGWKGLINDPGLDGSYDVQRGLRTARQLLLDILDLGIGVACEFLEPISPQYIADAVSWGAIGARTTESPVHRQLASGLSMPVGFKNGTDGDVQIAIDAMIAAGAGQAFFGVDDNGRAAVVSTRGNPDTHVITRGGRGGPNYSADHTRAICARLTKAGLPARVVVDASHANSGKDHIRQAVVAGELAAQVASGEAIAGIMLESFLVAGRQNLPIDVVGGAPQGSFDVAELVYGQSVTDACMGWECALEVLGEFAQAVTSRRRSDKSARVLFQN; encoded by the coding sequence ATGAACACCGCCAGCAAGAATGCCGCTCACCCCGCCGCCGCCCTGTGGGCCACCCCCCAGTCCGACCCCGTGCCCAATCCGCACAGCACCACGGATCTGCAGGTCAAAAGCTTTGACGTATTGCCAACCCCCGCCGCCATTCGGTCCGAGTTCCCGCTCGGACCTGTGCGCGCGGCGGTCGTCTCCTCCACCCGCGAAGCGATCCGTGGCATCTTGGCGGGAACGGACGACCGCCTGCTGATAGTCATTGGCCCGTGTTCGGTCCACGACGTGGACGCGGCGTTGGATTACGCCCGCGCCCTCGCAAGCGAGGCTCGCCTGCATGCCGAAGAGCTCCTCATCGTCATGCGCGTCTACTTTGAGAAACCGCGCACCACCGTCGGGTGGAAAGGGTTAATCAATGATCCCGGCCTCGATGGCTCCTACGACGTACAGCGCGGGTTGCGCACCGCTCGCCAGCTCTTGCTCGACATCCTTGACCTGGGAATCGGTGTGGCGTGCGAGTTTCTTGAGCCCATCAGCCCGCAATACATTGCGGACGCAGTTAGCTGGGGCGCGATCGGCGCCCGCACCACAGAAAGCCCAGTGCATCGCCAGCTCGCCTCCGGCCTGTCGATGCCGGTGGGATTCAAGAACGGCACCGACGGTGACGTCCAAATCGCCATCGATGCGATGATCGCCGCGGGCGCCGGTCAGGCCTTCTTCGGCGTCGACGACAACGGTCGCGCTGCCGTCGTGTCGACCCGCGGAAATCCGGATACGCACGTTATTACCCGCGGTGGCCGAGGGGGGCCGAACTACTCAGCCGACCACACGCGGGCAATTTGCGCCCGCCTGACGAAAGCGGGGCTGCCGGCGCGGGTCGTCGTGGACGCCAGCCATGCCAACAGCGGCAAAGACCATATCCGGCAAGCGGTGGTCGCTGGCGAACTCGCAGCTCAAGTTGCCTCTGGCGAAGCGATCGCGGGCATCATGCTGGAAAGCTTCCTCGTAGCCGGACGACAAAACCTACCGATAGATGTAGTGGGCGGCGCCCCGCAAGGGTCGTTCGATGTTGCCGAACTCGTGTACGGCCAAAGCGTCACCGATGCGTGCATGGGGTGGGAATGTGCCCTCGAAGTTCTCGGCGAATTCGCTCAAGCGGTCACCTCTCGGCGCCGCAGCGATAAATCCGCTCGCGTGCTGTTCCAGAACTAA
- a CDS encoding histone-like nucleoid-structuring protein Lsr2 has product MATKTTTLLIDDMDGSPATETVSFGLDGAAYEIDLNEANASKLRDALALYVSEARRGDSARRRGPGRGRPAKAGRATPDREQTTAIREWARSQGMAVSDRGRLSATVVEAFEAAH; this is encoded by the coding sequence ATGGCAACCAAGACCACGACACTGCTCATCGACGACATGGACGGCTCGCCGGCAACCGAAACCGTTTCCTTCGGCCTTGATGGCGCTGCGTACGAGATTGACCTGAACGAGGCGAACGCCAGCAAATTGCGCGACGCTCTCGCCCTGTACGTGAGCGAAGCACGCCGAGGCGACAGCGCACGCCGTCGCGGTCCGGGTCGCGGGCGCCCGGCAAAAGCGGGCCGTGCAACGCCGGATCGCGAGCAGACGACGGCAATTCGCGAGTGGGCCCGTAGCCAGGGTATGGCCGTTTCCGACCGCGGCCGCCTCTCGGCGACAGTCGTTGAAGCTTTCGAGGCTGCTCACTAA